The following coding sequences are from one Nicotiana tomentosiformis chromosome 3, ASM39032v3, whole genome shotgun sequence window:
- the LOC138908668 gene encoding uncharacterized protein: MISFTSLEGRLFKPLRNNLSEILGDVNRMNTICIAFNGRRTADYKYLDNQTKLVLVPEAIRFEDFINQVFEVIELDRDKFEAMIWFDVNLGTSKGMLLSKDLDLHTCIELLKSHSLFKGCRFIVDVSERVFGSTSTFEHVNTETQQDNQDKCQQIMEIDVVGAQPITEEVLQIFDSIQVEGQSIIEIDNEQALGIQVLESAPVIEEVAEKTFTQLTRRSSNSKQKESPTTILRENASLDEIKVGSIFDKKKSIINYFSNIAIKGHFKFKVVRSSSTRYSLKCNDDRCRWCVRAFRIKDSTLFKIVKIEKNHDCSVNTMKADQRHATSKLISGYIIDNLRDQRFEVTPAFVMAEMQKLHGLDIGYHKAWRSIQRASALIRGTLEENYELLSSYLYMMKSKNPGTYTNIKIDDNNRFLFMFYAYGLSIAGWNHCRPVIAVDATFLKHQSIAHGIAKVYPESHHGICIYHLEQNLKRRKVKSEVIKLFQSAARVYRRKEFDLYMSDIAKVDKKNFDYLMEEPPERWARSCSPRRRYDMLTTNIVESMNFVLLEARELPILRMMDFIQVKLQRWFYERRNEAEGTFYDVFCWVERELKKKIDLAFTLNVFRVDSWRSRVKEEGITFLVDLNKRTCDCFQFQFNELPCIYAIAAIEKRNIKKSNFCSDWYLKES; this comes from the exons ATGATTAGTTTTACAAGTTTAGAGGGCCGTCTGTTTAAGCCTCTAAGAAACAATTTGAGTGAAATCTTGGGAGATGTGAACAG GATGAATACAATATGTATAGCTTTTAATGGTAGACGGACTGCAGACTATAAATATCTTGATAATCAAACAAAGCTTGTTCTAGTACCTGAGGCAATTCGATTTGAAGATTTCATTAACCAGGTCTTTGAAGTTATTGAATTGGATAGAGACAAGTTTGAAGCAATGATATGGTTTGATGTCAATCTGGGAACAAGTAAGGGAATGCTTTTATCCAAAGATTTAGATCTTCACACATGTATAGAGTTACTAAAAAGTCATTCACTCTTCAAGGGCTGTCGTTTCATTGTTGATGTTTCGGAAAGAGTTTTTGGTTCTACAAGCACCTTTGAACATGTCAATACAGAAACTCAACAAGACAATCAAGATAAATGCCAACAAATAATGGAAATAGATGTGGTTGGAGCTCAACCAATAACTGAAGAGGTGCTTCAAATATTTGATTCTATTCAAGTGGAAGGACAAAGTATTATAGAGATTGACAATGAACAAGCTTTGGGTATTCAAGTCTTAGAGAGTGCACCAGTAATAGAAGAAGTTGCTGAAAAAACCTTTACTCAACTAACTAGACGAAGCTCAAATTCGAAACAAAAAGAATCTCCAACTACGATATTAAGAGAAAATGCTTCGTTGGATGAAATAAAAGTGGgatcaatatttgacaaaaagaagAGTATAATTAACTATTTTTCGAATATAGCAATTAAAGGACATTTTAAATTCAAGGTTGTTAGATCAAGCTCAACAAGATATTCGTTGAAATGCAATGATGATAGGTGTAGGTGGTGTGTGCGTGCTTTCAGAATTAAAGATTCAACACTCTTCAAGATAGTAAAGAttgagaaaaatcatgactgctcAGTTAACACTATGAAAGCTGATCAAAGGCATGCCACTTCAAAGTTGATTAGTGGTTACATTATCGACAATCTTCGAGACCAAAGGTTTGAAGTTACACCAGCCTTTGTCATGGCAGAAATGCAAAAATTGCATGGACTAGACATTGGTTATCACAAGGCGTGGCGTTCTATTCAACGTGCTTCAGCTTTAATAAGAGGAACTCTTGAAGAGAATTATGAATTATTATCTTCATACTTGTATATGATGAAAAGTAAAAACCCGGGAACATACACTAACATAAAAATAGACGACAATAACAG gtttctttttatgttttatgcATATGGATTATCAATAGCTGGTTGGAATCATTGTAGACCAGTGATTGCTGTTGATGCAACCTTTTTGAA GCATCAATCTATTGCACATGGCATTGCAAAGGTATATCCTGAAAGCCACCATGGGatttgtatctatcatttggagcAGAACCTAAAGCGAAGAAAAGTGAAAAGTGAGGTCATAAAACTTTTCCAAAGTGCTGCAAGAGTATACAGGCGCAAAGAATTTGATCTATACATGTCAGATATAGcaaaagttgataagaagaatTTTGACTACTTGATGGAAGAACCACCGGAAAGGTGGGCACGTTCTTGTAGTCCACGACGAAGATATGACATGCTCACAACAAACATAGTTGAGTCAATGAATTTTGTTCTATTAGAAGCAAGGGAGCTGCCTATATTAAGAATGATGGATTTCATCCAAGTGAAGCTGCAACGTTGGTTttatgaaagaagaaatgaagcagAAGGAACTTTTTATGACGTTTTTTGTTGGGTAGAAAGGGAATTGAAAAAAAAGATAGATTTAGCTTTTACTTTAAAT GTCTTCCGTGTTGATTCATGGCGTTCTAGAGTTAAGGAAGAAGGAATTACTTTCTTGGTGGACTTAAACAAAAGAACATGTGATTGTTTTCAGTTTCAATTTAATGAATTACCATGTATATATGCAATTGCAGCTATTGAGAAGAGAAACATCAAGAAGTCCAATTTCTGCTCGGACTGGTACTTAAAGGAATCTTGA
- the LOC104102923 gene encoding uncharacterized protein: protein MERDRVFEFDDWRNSMSYWKGDFQYKEIIKSFLSNTQWKKLRDGVFRIFFRLQDVKFCGRLIHCVLLSKIISNDSHSMTFKVFDHEVKFIREASQIITGLKCSSSVDFKVLPERENKLSKVYFPGKDRIELGDLWHFITSHPYGITVSFVGSHDDVVKLAIIYFVESVLMGKLKNRNVSERVMKIVDDDELCSSFNWGSLCYEKLLKSLKSCLKPKQNTSDNENENEKEKDKEKDSYTILGFYFALCV, encoded by the coding sequence ATGGAAAGAGATCGTGTTTTCGAGTTTGATGATTGGCGTAATTCGATGAGCTATTGGAAAGGAGATTTTCAGTATAAAGAAATAATAAAAAGTTTCTTGTCGAACACGCAATGGAAGAAGTTGAGGGATGGTGTTTTCAGAATCTTTTTCCGATTACAAGATGTGAAGTTCTGTGGTAGACTTATTCATTGTGTGTTGCTTTCAAAAATTATAAGCAATGACTCGCATTCAATGACATTCAAGGTTTTTGATCATGAAGTAAAGTTTATACGTGAAGCGTCCCAGATAATTACTGGGTTGAAATGTTCTTCTTCAGTGGACTTCAAAGTTTTACCTGAAAGAGAGAATAAGCTTTCGAAAGTCTACTTCCCAGGAAAGGATAGAATCGAGTTAGGCGATTTGTGGCATTTTATTACTAGTCACCCATATGGTATAACTGTATCATTTGTAGGCAGCCATGACGATGTGGTGAAGTTGGCAATAATTTATTTTGTTGAATCTGTGTTGATGGGGAAGCTCAAGAATCGGAATGTGTCTGAGCGGGTAATGAAAATTGTAGATGACGATGAACTCTGCTCTTCTTTCAATTGGGGCTCTCTTTGTTATGAAAAGTTACTAAAATCATTGAAGAGTTGCTTGAAGCCCAAACAAAATACTTCAGATaatgagaatgagaatgagaaaGAGAAAGATAAAGAGAAGGACAGTTATACTATACTTGGCTTCTATTTCGCCTTATGTGTttga